In Sebaldella sp. S0638, one genomic interval encodes:
- a CDS encoding ROK family transcriptional regulator has translation MKIGINLQDIKQRNLKAVLRAVNKYGQIPKKEIAEVLGMTPMTISNIANEMIEEGILKTIGKKEEKNIGRKKILIGINYEYKKIIGIYIHQYDEFIKVKTGITYLNSETIDEISLIYKKDEDPMYMFQDISDNIKEKLKKLKINKNEILGIGISIVGIVDQENGISINAQGLWNEKIEVTRVFEENFDIPVHLANNIHTYFLAYKMFGNMKTDSGSYIFLKYGMGIGSALIMNNEIQDGIHFSAGKLSHIRVESPSVVKCSCGDINCLDAVVNFYRIIKEVKEVYSEESTPVLFGKTEGAEDNINIENIFYAYSQGEVMIKEILERKYYAIASVLVDTIKFIDPDKVFITGYGFTDETLNRLFLDYVYELSNRKISREIFVRNDIYKIPQYLGAVALILEKEFYN, from the coding sequence ATGAAAATCGGAATAAATCTTCAGGATATAAAACAGAGAAATCTAAAGGCAGTATTAAGGGCAGTGAATAAATACGGCCAGATACCGAAAAAGGAAATAGCAGAGGTTCTTGGCATGACGCCGATGACTATTTCCAACATTGCCAATGAAATGATAGAAGAAGGAATATTAAAAACAATAGGGAAAAAAGAAGAGAAAAATATTGGAAGAAAAAAAATTCTTATAGGTATAAATTATGAATATAAGAAGATAATCGGAATATATATACATCAGTATGACGAATTTATAAAAGTGAAGACTGGGATAACATATCTCAATTCAGAAACTATAGATGAAATAAGTCTTATTTATAAAAAAGATGAAGACCCGATGTATATGTTTCAGGATATTTCGGATAATATAAAAGAAAAATTAAAAAAATTAAAAATCAATAAGAATGAAATTCTCGGAATAGGAATATCTATTGTAGGTATAGTAGATCAGGAGAACGGAATAAGTATAAATGCACAGGGTCTGTGGAATGAAAAAATAGAGGTAACCCGGGTATTTGAAGAAAACTTTGATATTCCCGTTCATTTGGCTAATAATATACACACATATTTTCTTGCATACAAAATGTTTGGAAATATGAAGACTGACAGCGGGAGTTATATTTTCCTGAAATACGGTATGGGAATAGGATCTGCTCTTATAATGAATAATGAGATACAGGACGGGATTCATTTCAGCGCGGGGAAATTATCGCATATACGTGTGGAATCCCCGTCTGTGGTGAAATGTTCATGCGGCGATATAAACTGTCTTGATGCAGTGGTGAATTTTTACAGAATTATAAAAGAAGTAAAAGAAGTATATTCAGAGGAAAGCACTCCTGTATTATTTGGTAAAACAGAAGGGGCAGAAGATAACATAAATATAGAGAATATATTTTATGCTTATTCACAGGGAGAAGTAATGATAAAGGAAATACTGGAAAGAAAATATTACGCCATAGCTTCTGTACTGGTGGATACGATAAAATTTATTGATCCCGACAAGGTTTTTATCACAGGTTATGGTTTTACCGATGAAACCCTGAACAGACTGTTTCTTGATTATGTTTATGAATTAAGCAACAGAAAAATAAGCAGGGAAATATTCGTAAGAAATGATATATACAAAATACCGCAGTATTTGGGTGCAGTGGCTCTTATTCTGGAGAAGGAATTCTACAATTGA